The stretch of DNA CGCTGGAGAAATCGAGGTGCGTGTGGTCGACAAAGGCCCCGGCGTGCCCGACGCCATTAAGCCGCGTATTTTCGACAAGTTTTACCGGGGCAAAGAGGCGGGTTCGGCGGGGCTGGGTCTCACCATCGCGCAGCAGGTGGTCACGTCGCACGGCGGCACAATAGACGTGCTGAACACGCCCGGCGGCGGCGCTACCTTCCGCGTGCGCCTGCCCATGCCCGATGAGGATAACGGGGAAGACGACGCATATTCCTATTAAGTACAGCGCATTTAACATGTAGACTTAAGCATGGCTCGTCCTGCTCGCCGCATTGACATTTCCGAAGACGCTGATGAGCTGCTTCGGGAACTGGAGATCAGTCCACACACCCACCCGAAGGTTCGCCTGCGGGCCAGCATCCTTCGGCTGCATCGACAGGGCTGGAGCATTCCACAACTCTCCGCGCATTTTGGCCGGAACCATCAGGCCATCCACCATGATTTCACCCGTTTCGAGGAGCGCGGCATTCCCGGATTGGCCGATGAGTGTCCACCTGGACAGCCCTCGAAAGTGACGCCAGAGATGGAGCAGTTTCTTCACAAGCAACTGCGAGAACAGCGCTTCTGGAATGCTCCACTGCTGTGCGAGGCTCTCGCACAGCAGTTTGGGGTGGGAATTCGACCTCGTGCATTGGCCAATCACCTGCAACGTCTGGGATACCGCTGGAAACGCGCCCGATATTCACCCGCTCAGACGCTCGATCCTGAAATTATCGCACCACATCAGGCTTCTTTGGAGATCTTAAAAAGGGGGCACTGGACAGCAAACTCACCCTGAAATATCTCGACCAGACCGGACTTTCTCTGATGTTGTCGGTGGGGGCGACGTGGTTTAAGCGAGGTTCTGGGCAGCAGTTTGAAATCCCCACTCGGTGGGGATCCTCTGGACGAATCAACCTCATCGGCACCTACAGCCTGCACGCCTGCGAAGAAGTGCTGGAAGTTCGCGAACTGGAAGGCAGCTGCAACGGGGATCAGGTGATCGCATATCTGAATACCTTGGCCTCGGTTGGTGACCCGAACCAGCTCACGGTCGTCGTCCTGGACAACGCGCCCTTTCACAGGAGCGCGAAACTCAGGGAACAACGCGCGTCTTGGGAACAGCAGGGGCTGTTCCTTCGGTATCTTCCACCCTATGCGCCCTTTCTGAACCTCATTGAGGAGGTGTGGCGGAAGTTGAAGGGGATTCTGATGCCGCGTCGTTGTGACAACGCCGTGACTGAGCTCCGGGCCGCGCTCATGACTGGGCTCAAGATTCTTGGGGCAAAGTTTATCTAGATGTTAAATGCGGTGTACTTAAGAGCAGTTGTCAAAAGAGGTGTCTGCTGTTGACCGAACGAAGAGAGTGAATTTAACGAGTATCTGGGAGAATGGAAGCGTCAGGAGTCTTTTTCTGACGCTGTAATTCGGAGAAATGCTCTGAGGCGTGTAGGTCGTAAGCAGCGGGGCGTGCTGGCTGACTTTGCCCCACGCCGCCTAGACGCTAGCCTAGGGTCATGAAGAAGACCCTGAACGTGACTTGGCTGGGCGAGCAACGCTACCTCGGTGTCAGCGAGAGCGGCCACCAACTTCTGATCGACAACAGCCCCACCAAAATCGGCGTGTCCCCGATGGAAGCCCTGCTGGGCGCACTGGCGACCTGCACCGCCTACGACGTGGTGGAAATCATGAAAAAGCGCCGCACCCCACTGGCGAGTTACCGAATTGAGGTGGAAGGCGAGCGGGCCGACACCGACCCCAAGCGCTACACCACGATCACGGTTCGGCACATTGCCAGCGGGGAGGGTGTAACCGACGACGCGCTGAGCAAAGCCGCCCACCTGAGCCACGAAAAATACTGCTCGGTGGCGGCCAGCATCAGCAGTGAAATCCTGTTGGAGACTCGGCTGGGGTAGGCGTTGGCGTGAGGAGGGCGAAGGGCGTCAATGGGTCGAGGGACTGAGGAGAGAGGAGAAGCTCTGGCTTTTGCCCTAGGCCGTTCTTCGCCCCTTGACCTTTAGACTGTTCTGCGTTCAAACCCAACAGCCAATTCCCCCAACTACTGTCCCGCCGTTCCCTTCGCGGCGGTGGCGGCGGCCCGCTGCGCCCGAATTTTCATCACCTTATGCATGTTGTCCAGTTCGCCCATGCAGGGTTGCTGAGGCCCGGTGGCGTGATTGCGCTCATCCAGCGTCAGGCACCAGCGGGTGGCGAACATTTTGGCGGTGGCGTTCAGGGCCGGGCCGGAGCCTTCGCCGCCGTTCTGGAAAAAAGCCACGACCATAAAATTGGGATTGTCTATGGGGCCGTACCCCTCATACCAGGCGTTGGTGTAGGCGTAGCCCTTGCGGAAGCTCTGGCCGTTTTCGGCGGTTCCGGTTTTGCCTGCCGTGCGTACTGGGAACCACTGCGGCCCCAGCACATGCTGAGCCGTGCCCCAGGGGGTCGTTCCGGCAGTCGTAATGTTCATGCCTTCTTTGACCAGCCGGAAGTCGGCCTGTTTTCCCGGCACCTGTTCGGGCAGCGGGTGGGGGGAGGGCTTGCCAGCCACAGCTTTCACCAGCGTCAGCGGGCGGCGCTTGCCTTCATTCACAATCGTGCTCAGCACCGACGTGACCTGTGCGGGGGTGACCAGCAGGCTGTCCTGTCCGATGGCAAAGCTGAGAGATTGGCCGGGGTAATACACCAGGGGTTCTTCTCCGGCAGCCTTGCGCCGCAGGTTGGCCGTCCTATACGTGTCGGAAAAATTAAGCGGTGTGGGCAGATACCCGCTCTTTTCGCCCACCAGTTCCAGCCCGGTGGGTCGGCCATAGCCCAACTCTCCGGCCCGCTTGCCCAGGTAGTTGGCAAAGGTGATGGGGTCGGCGTCTATGGCGGCCTGGTAGTACCACGTATTGCACGAATAGGCGATCGCCAACCGTCCGTCTACGTTGCCGAGGCTGCCGCTGCGGTGCCAGTTGTAGCGCGGGCCGCCGTACCGGATGCTGGGCAGGCAATTGAAGGTCTTGTTGCCCCAGCGTTCTATGTAGGCCAGCGTACTGGCGGGCTTAAACACACTACCCGCGTCAAAGGTCTGCACCACGCGGTTTTGCATCACGGCGTCAAGGCTGCTCGACAGCAGGGCCGCTGTTTTGGCCGCGTTGTCGGGGCTGGGTACGCGGGAAAACCAGTTGGGATCGAAGGTGGGGCTGCTGGCCATCGCCAAGACCTCGTTGGTGCGTGGGTCTATGGCAATAATGGCGCCGCGTGTCAGCGGTTCGGGCGGCTGGGCATACTTCAGGCGGCCCGCGTTCACGTCGGCCAAACCTTCGCGCAGGGCTTGCTCGGCGGCGCGTTGCAGGCGGCTGTCCAGGGTCAGAGTCACGTCTTGCCCTTTTTGGCCTGCAGTCAGCACCCGGTCTGTTTGGGGTTTGCCGTTGGCAGTCACCTCGCGGCGGCGCAGGCCGTTTTTGCCCTGCAAGGTCTGCTGAAGACTGTATTCCAGCCCCGACACGCCTACCAGGTCGCCTATGGTGTAGCCGCCTTCTTTGACCTGTTCCTCGTTGGCTTCCAGCACGTAGCCCAGTGCATGCGCCGCAAACTTATTCTCAGGATAGACCCGTTCCACACGCTCGCGTAGTTCCAGGCTGGGAATCAGCACCGTGTATTCGTACAGCGCCGAGAGCTTGTCCTGCGGAATGTTGCGGGCCAAAACCGTCTCCGTTTCTTTGGTGCGGTCGGGTTCGCGGGGTTGGCCTCCGCTCAGCACATCGGGCTGGATGCCCGCCAGATACACGATTTTGTCCCACGCCGGAAACGCTTGTTCGGGGTCTTTGGGGTCGCGCCGTCCGGTATAGATCAGGTCTACGGCGAGGCGGTTGGTCGCCAGGAGTACCCCGTCCCGCGTGCGGATTTCGCCGCGCAGGGCTGGAATCACCTCGTCGCGCTGAAAGTTGCTGTCGGCCTGAACCGCAAACTGGCTATGCTGCGTAATCTGCAACTGGTACAGCCGGAAGCCCAGCCCCGCCAGCGCCAGACTGAGGCCAAACGCCACCCACTGCACGGCGGGCGCACCACTGACCTGCGCTTTGGTGCCGATGCGTCCTGCGCCGCCCCGCCCGCCCGTGCCAACTGCGGCCCCGCCCGCCTTTTTGCGAATACGGTTGCGGCGGTCAATCACGTCTCCTGCCCGCGCCCGACTCATGACAACCCGTCCTCTGGGCCGGGCCGTTCGCCCATCCCCCAGGTGACGAGGCGGTTCCAGAACGGGTAAATGAGCAGCGTACTCAGCAGTGCCAGCGGCACCGTTTGGCGCAGGGTGTCCACCGTGACCAAATCGGAGCGCAGCCAGTAGGTGAGGAACAAGAAGGCCAGCCATTGCCCAGTGGTGGCCGCCAGCACCGTAAACAGTGCCTGAAAAATGCCTGAGTCGCCCACGTAACGCCGTACCAGCAGCACCAACACCGCGCCGGCTCCTACGCCCGCCGCGTGCAGCCCCAGCGCCCCGCCGCCCAGTACGTCCTGAATAAGGCCCACACCGTAGCCTGCCACCACCGCCTGCACCGGGGGCAAGCGCCACGCCAACGCCGCACCAGTCAGCAAAAATAGGTCGGGGGCCGGAATGCGGAGGGGATCGAGCAAGCGCGACAACACGCCCTGCACGATCAGCAGCAGCAGCACGTACACCACCACGCCCACCCAGCGTCCCGGCCCACGCGGAGCCAGTCCGGTATTTCTGCCGGAACGTCTTATCATAGGTAAAAAACCTGTGTGGTACCGGGAAAGTCGGTCAGGGGGCAGCGGGAGATAGGAACACGAACAACACACACACGAACACAGCCGAACACGGCGGACATCACAGGCAGCTCAACCATAGACCTGTCTTATGGTAGCGCCCACCGCTGCTGAAAATTGCAGTGTGGGTGGGCATCTCCAGACGGCGGCGGCGCTCATAGCCCTTCCAGAATAGTAACGTCCTCTACGACACCCACATCTATGGCGGGCTTCACGGTCACGGTGCGGTTCACGTCGTTGGGGCCGAGGGGCAGCACGCTTTCGATGGTACCCACCCGGATGCCCACTGGGTACACGCCGCCCAAACTGCTGGTCACCAATACGTCCCCTACCTTGACGGGTACACTGCGCGAAAACTGCGCCCGCAGACGATCTGGAGAGACGCCCACCGCCATTCCGCGCCCGCCCCGGTTGCCCTGCAAGGTCACGCCCACGCTGCTTTCGGGGTCCACCAGCGCGACTACCGTGGCGCGGTTGCTGCTGACGCTCGTCACCTGGCCCACCAGACCGCCGGGAACGGTCACGGGCATTCGCACCCGCACGCCATCGTCGGTGCCCCGGTTGAGGGTAATGCGGGCCAAGAGCGGACTCGGGTCTACGGCCACCACCTGTGCGATGCCGAGCGCGTTGGGCGCTTGGGTGGCCGTGATCTGCATCACCTGGCGCAGGCGCGAGACTTCCCGCGTCAGCAATTCGTTGCGCTGCCGCAGCACGTCGTTTTGCTTGCGGAGACTGCCCACTTCTCCCGCCAGATTGCGCTCGTTGACTACAGTGGTATAGGCGCGGCGCAGATTATCGGCGGCCACCACGCCAATGCGCGTAATCGGGGCCACCGAACCCGAAATAGCGGTGGGCATGATCACCTGAAAGCGGGTCGCGACCATGCTCAGCAGCAGCAGGCCGCCGTACACCAGCAGCACGGAACGCCAGCCTTTCATGCCGCGCCTGAATGTGAAACGGCCCATGTTGCTTGGAAAATGCCCACACGGGTCACGCCGAGGACACCCCGACAGGTTGGGGCAGAGAGTCGGCAGCAAGATGAGCGGAATTCAGTTGGCCCCACACGGGCACGCCCGCCGCCCGCAGCAACCGGGTCACCAGCGTCAGCGGAAAGCCCACCACGTTGGAATAGTCGCCCTGAATGCCCGACACCAGCGCCATGCCTACGCTCTGGATGCCGTAGCCGCCCGCCTTGTCCAGCCCCTCTCCTGTGGCCGCGTAATAGGCGATTTCCTGCGCGGTCAGGGGCCGGAAGGTCACGTCGGTGCGCTCTACCTCGCAGTTTAGACCGGATGCAGACCGCACCGCCACACCCGTCAAAACCTGATGCGTGCGACCCGACAAGGCTTCCAGAAACGCCCGATTCTCGGTGGCGTCGGCGGGCTTGCCCAGCAGTTGCCCGTTTACGGCCACCACTGTATCGGCGGCGATAATCACGGCGTCCGGATGTAGGGCGGCCACCGCTCCCGCTTTCAGCATCGCCAATTCTGCTGCCAGCCGCGCCGGATCGGTTTCGGGGCTGTCTTCCGGCTCGCCACTGACGACCACCCGGAAAGTCACGCCCAGATTCCTCAACAATTCGCGGCGGCGTGGGCTGCCCGAAGCCAGAATCACTTCGGGAAGGATGATTTCAAGAGGGATTGCCTCTGGCACGGTCACTTCAGTATCCTGCGCCGGTCTTTTCGCCTGCCACCAACGCCACGCCGCCCGATGTGCCAAGGCGGGTAGCTCCTGCTTCGATCATTTCCAGTGCGTCGGCAGGAGAGCGCACGCCGCCCGCCGCCTTGATCTGGGCGCGGCCCGCGATGACGTCGCGCATCAGGCGCACGTCGGCGGGGGTAGCCCCGCCCGTGCCAAACCCAGTACTGGTCTTCACAAAATCCGCGCCGCCCTTCACGCTGGCCTCGGTAGCGCCGCGTTTCTGGTCGTCGGTCAGGTAGCAGGTTTCAATAATCACTTTCAGCACCTGCTCCGGAATGGCCCGCCGCACGGCCCGCACATCGGCTTCTACGGCGTCCCAGTTGTCTTCCAGCGCCGCGCCGATATGAATGACCATATCGATTTCATCGGCCCCGGCTTCGGCACTCAGGCGGGCTTCCAGCGCCTTCTGGTCGCTGCTGACGGCCCCCAGCGGAAAGCCGCACACGGTGGCGACTTTTACGCCGCTGCCCGCCAGTTCTGAGGCGGCCATCGGCACATAGACGGGGTTGATGCACACGGCATAAAAGTTGTGTTCGCGGGCCTCGGCGCACAGGGTGCGGATGTCTTCGGCGGTGGCGGTGGCTTTAAGCAAAGTATGGTCAATGTACGGGGCGAGCTTCACGCTGCCCATGTTACGCGGCAGAGGGTAAGAAAGGTAAATGACTTGCCCAGAGTGGGGGAGAGGGGCTAGGTCTAAGGGTCGAGGGTCGAAGGGTAAGAGTCTAAGAAAGGCAATTGCTGACGCTCACACCCCTCACCCCGCTGCTAACGCAGCCGCCCTCGCCTCCTGTGGGCGAGGGCTAACGGCGCGTAGGCAAAGCGATTGCCCTTCCGCCCTTCCTTAGACCCTTGATCCCTAGACGCCTTCCCGCCGCCCAACCAAGCTCCCACTTTTTGCCAAATGCTCTACGCTACGGCCATGACCACGCCCGACGCTCCCGAGACCCCCGAAATTTCCCGCCTGCAACCCGGCGAAGTCTTTCCCGCCTTTGCGCTGCCCGGTGCCGATGGCAAAACGTACGCGCTGGCCGACTACGCGGGCAAATATGTGGTTCTGTACGTGTACCCCAAGGACGACACGCCCGGCTGCACCAAAGAAGCCTG from Deinococcus sp. QL22 encodes:
- a CDS encoding transposase produces the protein MLSVGATWFKRGSGQQFEIPTRWGSSGRINLIGTYSLHACEEVLEVRELEGSCNGDQVIAYLNTLASVGDPNQLTVVVLDNAPFHRSAKLREQRASWEQQGLFLRYLPPYAPFLNLIEEVWRKLKGILMPRRCDNAVTELRAALMTGLKILGAKFI
- a CDS encoding penicillin-binding protein 2, giving the protein MSRARAGDVIDRRNRIRKKAGGAAVGTGGRGGAGRIGTKAQVSGAPAVQWVAFGLSLALAGLGFRLYQLQITQHSQFAVQADSNFQRDEVIPALRGEIRTRDGVLLATNRLAVDLIYTGRRDPKDPEQAFPAWDKIVYLAGIQPDVLSGGQPREPDRTKETETVLARNIPQDKLSALYEYTVLIPSLELRERVERVYPENKFAAHALGYVLEANEEQVKEGGYTIGDLVGVSGLEYSLQQTLQGKNGLRRREVTANGKPQTDRVLTAGQKGQDVTLTLDSRLQRAAEQALREGLADVNAGRLKYAQPPEPLTRGAIIAIDPRTNEVLAMASSPTFDPNWFSRVPSPDNAAKTAALLSSSLDAVMQNRVVQTFDAGSVFKPASTLAYIERWGNKTFNCLPSIRYGGPRYNWHRSGSLGNVDGRLAIAYSCNTWYYQAAIDADPITFANYLGKRAGELGYGRPTGLELVGEKSGYLPTPLNFSDTYRTANLRRKAAGEEPLVYYPGQSLSFAIGQDSLLVTPAQVTSVLSTIVNEGKRRPLTLVKAVAGKPSPHPLPEQVPGKQADFRLVKEGMNITTAGTTPWGTAQHVLGPQWFPVRTAGKTGTAENGQSFRKGYAYTNAWYEGYGPIDNPNFMVVAFFQNGGEGSGPALNATAKMFATRWCLTLDERNHATGPQQPCMGELDNMHKVMKIRAQRAAATAAKGTAGQ
- the deoC gene encoding deoxyribose-phosphate aldolase — encoded protein: MKLAPYIDHTLLKATATAEDIRTLCAEAREHNFYAVCINPVYVPMAASELAGSGVKVATVCGFPLGAVSSDQKALEARLSAEAGADEIDMVIHIGAALEDNWDAVEADVRAVRRAIPEQVLKVIIETCYLTDDQKRGATEASVKGGADFVKTSTGFGTGGATPADVRLMRDVIAGRAQIKAAGGVRSPADALEMIEAGATRLGTSGGVALVAGEKTGAGY
- a CDS encoding OsmC family protein gives rise to the protein MKKTLNVTWLGEQRYLGVSESGHQLLIDNSPTKIGVSPMEALLGALATCTAYDVVEIMKKRRTPLASYRIEVEGERADTDPKRYTTITVRHIASGEGVTDDALSKAAHLSHEKYCSVAASISSEILLETRLG
- the mreC gene encoding rod shape-determining protein MreC → MGRFTFRRGMKGWRSVLLVYGGLLLLSMVATRFQVIMPTAISGSVAPITRIGVVAADNLRRAYTTVVNERNLAGEVGSLRKQNDVLRQRNELLTREVSRLRQVMQITATQAPNALGIAQVVAVDPSPLLARITLNRGTDDGVRVRMPVTVPGGLVGQVTSVSSNRATVVALVDPESSVGVTLQGNRGGRGMAVGVSPDRLRAQFSRSVPVKVGDVLVTSSLGGVYPVGIRVGTIESVLPLGPNDVNRTVTVKPAIDVGVVEDVTILEGL
- the mreD gene encoding rod shape-determining protein MreD, yielding MIRRSGRNTGLAPRGPGRWVGVVVYVLLLLIVQGVLSRLLDPLRIPAPDLFLLTGAALAWRLPPVQAVVAGYGVGLIQDVLGGGALGLHAAGVGAGAVLVLLVRRYVGDSGIFQALFTVLAATTGQWLAFLFLTYWLRSDLVTVDTLRQTVPLALLSTLLIYPFWNRLVTWGMGERPGPEDGLS
- a CDS encoding helix-turn-helix domain-containing protein, whose amino-acid sequence is MARPARRIDISEDADELLRELEISPHTHPKVRLRASILRLHRQGWSIPQLSAHFGRNHQAIHHDFTRFEERGIPGLADECPPGQPSKVTPEMEQFLHKQLREQRFWNAPLLCEALAQQFGVGIRPRALANHLQRLGYRWKRARYSPAQTLDPEIIAPHQASLEILKRGHWTANSP
- a CDS encoding Maf family nucleotide pyrophosphatase, which encodes MILASGSPRRRELLRNLGVTFRVVVSGEPEDSPETDPARLAAELAMLKAGAVAALHPDAVIIAADTVVAVNGQLLGKPADATENRAFLEALSGRTHQVLTGVAVRSASGLNCEVERTDVTFRPLTAQEIAYYAATGEGLDKAGGYGIQSVGMALVSGIQGDYSNVVGFPLTLVTRLLRAAGVPVWGQLNSAHLAADSLPQPVGVSSA